In Asanoa sp. WMMD1127, one genomic interval encodes:
- a CDS encoding TIGR03885 family FMN-dependent LLM class oxidoreductase gives MTVYGWHASHEQIHPRALLDAVVAAEQAGFGAAMSSDHFSPWSERQGQSGFAWSWLGAALQATDLSFGVVNAPGQRYHPAIIAQAIGTLAAMYPGRFWAALGTGEASNEHITGAGWPRKSLRAARLRECVDVIRALLAGEEVSHDGLVTVDRARLWTRPAEPPMLVGAAVSVETAAWCAQWADGLITVNAPHDHLTRMIAAYRDAGGRGPVCLQVHLSWAGSDAEAEALAYEQWRSNVFPPPVCWDLELTDHFDAVSAEVPKEKVAATVDISADLGWHAARLRAYADLGFDRLYLHHVGQEQSAFIDAFGAKVLPQLT, from the coding sequence ATGACGGTCTACGGCTGGCACGCCTCCCACGAGCAGATCCATCCTCGCGCGCTCCTCGACGCCGTGGTCGCGGCCGAGCAGGCCGGGTTCGGCGCCGCGATGAGCTCCGACCACTTCTCGCCGTGGAGCGAGCGGCAGGGGCAGTCCGGGTTCGCCTGGTCGTGGCTGGGCGCCGCGCTGCAGGCCACGGACCTGTCGTTCGGCGTGGTCAACGCGCCGGGCCAGCGCTATCACCCGGCGATCATCGCGCAGGCGATCGGCACGCTGGCCGCCATGTACCCGGGGCGGTTCTGGGCCGCGCTCGGCACCGGCGAGGCCAGCAACGAGCACATCACCGGCGCGGGCTGGCCCCGCAAGTCGCTGCGGGCGGCCCGGCTGCGGGAGTGCGTCGACGTGATCCGCGCCCTCCTCGCCGGCGAGGAGGTCAGCCACGACGGCCTGGTCACCGTCGACCGCGCCCGGCTGTGGACCCGGCCGGCCGAGCCCCCGATGCTGGTCGGCGCCGCGGTCAGCGTCGAGACGGCGGCGTGGTGCGCGCAGTGGGCCGACGGCCTGATCACCGTCAACGCGCCGCACGACCACCTGACCCGGATGATCGCCGCCTACCGGGACGCCGGCGGCCGCGGGCCGGTCTGCCTCCAGGTCCACCTGAGCTGGGCCGGCAGCGACGCCGAGGCGGAGGCGCTGGCCTACGAGCAGTGGCGGTCCAACGTGTTCCCGCCGCCGGTGTGCTGGGACCTGGAGCTGACCGACCACTTCGACGCGGTCTCCGCCGAGGTGCCGAAGGAGAAGGTGGCCGCGACCGTCGACATCTCGGCCGACCTCGGCTGGCACGCGGCCCGGCTGCGGGCGTACGCCGATCTCGGTTTCGACCGGCTCTATCTCCACCACGTCGGCCAGGAGCAATCCGCCTTCATCGACGCATTCGGCGCGAAGGTCCTGCCGCAGCTGACCTGA
- a CDS encoding MFS transporter, translating to MTSAPAARTGERDQPAAPARAGLVLTALILVAAVANLNLSVANVALPDIGRAFDSSQTRLDLVAIGYSLGLAASVLYLGALGDRHGRKMMLVIGVALAIPISLLAAWSPSDIVLIAARILGGVSAGMAYPTTLALITALWSGQARTKAIALWSGVGGAIAALGPTIAGAVLEGFWWGAVFLVTLPLAAVALVLAVVLVPAHVNEGGGRVDNLGGACSILLVAALVLAINDAAVPGAGRRAIVLAVIAVVAAALFVLRQRRAANPLFDLEIAGRRTFWVAACAGIIVFGSLMGAMFVGQQFLQNVLGYSTLKAGLSILPAAALMVLVAPRSAALVRRRGSRVTLLLGYLFCLLGFVAMLLLWKEGIAFWRVALAYGLIGIGVGLAGTPASHALTSSVPVRRAGMASGTADLQRDLGGAVLQSVFGALLTAGYASAFAKELAGAPAAYQPAIDATQTELENSFASAVDTAQRYPQYAPQIIGAAREAFLDGDRWTYLAGIGAILIGALLVFFAFPKPQRERQLLEEYASADR from the coding sequence GTGACGTCCGCACCCGCTGCCCGGACCGGCGAGCGCGACCAGCCGGCCGCTCCGGCCCGCGCGGGCCTCGTGCTCACGGCGCTGATCCTGGTGGCCGCCGTGGCCAACCTCAACCTCTCGGTCGCCAACGTGGCCCTGCCGGACATCGGCCGCGCCTTCGACTCCTCGCAGACCCGGCTCGACCTGGTCGCGATCGGCTACTCCCTGGGCCTGGCCGCCTCGGTCCTCTATCTCGGCGCGCTCGGCGACCGGCACGGCCGCAAGATGATGCTGGTCATCGGCGTCGCGCTGGCCATCCCGATCAGCCTGCTGGCCGCCTGGTCGCCCTCGGACATCGTGCTGATCGCCGCCCGCATCCTCGGTGGCGTCTCGGCCGGCATGGCGTACCCGACGACGCTCGCGCTGATCACCGCGCTCTGGTCGGGCCAGGCCCGCACCAAGGCGATCGCCCTCTGGTCCGGCGTCGGCGGCGCGATCGCGGCGCTCGGCCCGACGATCGCCGGCGCCGTCCTGGAGGGTTTCTGGTGGGGCGCGGTCTTCCTCGTCACCCTGCCGCTCGCCGCCGTCGCCCTGGTGCTGGCCGTCGTCCTGGTGCCCGCGCACGTCAACGAGGGCGGCGGCCGGGTCGACAACCTGGGCGGCGCGTGCTCGATCCTGCTGGTCGCCGCGCTCGTGCTGGCCATCAACGACGCGGCCGTCCCCGGCGCCGGGCGACGGGCGATCGTGCTGGCCGTGATCGCGGTGGTCGCCGCGGCGCTGTTCGTCCTCCGTCAACGAAGAGCCGCCAACCCGCTCTTCGACCTCGAGATCGCCGGCCGCCGCACGTTCTGGGTCGCCGCCTGCGCCGGGATCATCGTGTTCGGCTCGCTGATGGGCGCCATGTTCGTCGGCCAGCAGTTCCTGCAGAACGTGCTCGGCTACTCGACGCTCAAGGCCGGCCTGTCGATCCTGCCCGCGGCCGCCCTGATGGTGCTGGTCGCGCCCCGCTCGGCGGCGCTGGTGCGGCGCCGCGGCTCCCGGGTCACGCTGCTCCTCGGCTATCTCTTCTGCCTGCTCGGCTTCGTCGCGATGCTGCTGCTCTGGAAGGAGGGCATCGCGTTCTGGCGGGTGGCGCTGGCCTACGGGCTGATCGGCATCGGGGTCGGGCTGGCCGGCACGCCCGCGTCGCACGCGCTGACGAGTTCGGTGCCGGTGCGCCGGGCCGGCATGGCGTCCGGCACCGCGGACCTCCAGCGCGACCTGGGCGGGGCCGTGCTGCAGTCGGTGTTCGGTGCGCTGCTCACCGCCGGGTACGCGAGCGCGTTCGCCAAGGAGCTGGCCGGCGCGCCGGCGGCGTACCAGCCGGCGATCGACGCCACCCAGACCGAGCTGGAGAACTCGTTCGCCAGCGCGGTCGACACGGCCCAGCGCTATCCGCAGTACGCGCCGCAGATCATCGGCGCCGCCCGCGAGGCCTTCCTCGACGGTGACCGCTGGACCTACCTCGCGGGCATCGGCGCCATCCTGATCGGCGCGCTGCTGGTGTTCTTCGCCTTCCCGAAGCCGCAACGGGAACGGCAACTGCTCGAGGAGTACGCGTCAGCCGACCGTTAG
- a CDS encoding Nramp family divalent metal transporter has protein sequence MTQTAAERFRSRHVHEVKVRDLPDAPRSHWRIIGPGVIAAGVGLASGEFILFPYIASQVGLVFLWAALVGLITQWFLNMEIERYTLATGETALTGFSRTWRHWGLVFAIMTYFANLWPGWATSSATMVTYIFGGEPRWIAIGMLLLIGITLTLAPVIYTVLERVEFLKVGLVLLFIVVALIFAVTTDAWSTLGHDIVRPEFPTELGFALMLSALVFAGAGGGQNLVQSNWIRDKGFGMGAYVPRLVSPVTGREEAAPESVAFVFEDNEANMARWRQWWKLANKEQLYTFVLITLVTITLMSLLAYSTVFGVPGLANSVSFLEVEGQRLKELVGEWFGVLFWAIGAVSLFAAAMGIVDYTSRLAADVLKVSYLRRTSENRIYFALVWGLVLIGIAVLLGGFDQPLVLLVISACVGGLMMFLYSGLLLLINKKFLPEKVRPRGIRVIALIWGVLLFGVFSVLTLKEQGAKLLDWIG, from the coding sequence ATGACCCAGACCGCCGCCGAGCGTTTCCGCAGCCGACACGTCCACGAGGTCAAGGTCCGCGACCTGCCCGACGCCCCCCGCTCACACTGGCGGATCATCGGGCCGGGCGTCATCGCCGCGGGCGTCGGACTGGCGTCCGGCGAGTTCATCCTGTTCCCGTACATCGCCTCGCAGGTCGGTCTGGTCTTCCTGTGGGCGGCGCTGGTCGGCCTGATCACCCAGTGGTTCCTCAACATGGAGATCGAGCGCTACACGCTGGCCACGGGCGAGACGGCGCTGACCGGCTTCTCGCGCACCTGGCGGCACTGGGGCCTGGTCTTCGCGATCATGACCTATTTCGCCAACCTCTGGCCCGGCTGGGCGACGAGCTCGGCCACGATGGTGACCTACATCTTCGGCGGCGAGCCGCGCTGGATCGCGATCGGCATGCTGCTGCTGATCGGCATCACGCTGACGCTGGCGCCGGTGATCTACACCGTGCTGGAGCGCGTCGAGTTCCTCAAGGTCGGGCTCGTCCTGCTGTTCATCGTGGTCGCGTTGATCTTCGCGGTCACGACCGACGCCTGGTCGACGCTAGGCCACGACATCGTGCGTCCCGAGTTCCCGACCGAGCTCGGCTTCGCCCTGATGCTCTCGGCGCTGGTGTTCGCCGGCGCGGGCGGCGGCCAGAACCTGGTGCAGTCCAACTGGATCCGCGACAAGGGCTTCGGCATGGGCGCGTACGTGCCGCGCCTCGTCTCCCCCGTCACCGGCCGCGAGGAGGCGGCGCCCGAGTCGGTCGCATTCGTCTTCGAGGACAACGAGGCCAACATGGCCCGCTGGCGGCAGTGGTGGAAGCTGGCCAACAAGGAGCAGCTCTACACGTTCGTGCTGATCACCCTGGTGACGATCACGCTGATGTCGCTGCTGGCCTACTCGACCGTGTTCGGGGTGCCGGGCCTGGCCAACAGCGTGAGCTTCCTCGAGGTCGAGGGCCAGCGCCTCAAGGAGCTGGTCGGCGAGTGGTTCGGCGTGCTGTTCTGGGCGATCGGCGCGGTGTCGCTGTTCGCGGCGGCGATGGGCATCGTCGACTACACCAGCCGGCTGGCGGCCGACGTGCTCAAGGTCAGCTACCTGCGCCGGACGTCCGAGAACCGGATCTACTTCGCCCTGGTCTGGGGCCTGGTCCTGATCGGCATCGCGGTCCTGCTCGGCGGCTTCGACCAGCCGCTGGTCCTGCTGGTCATCTCGGCCTGCGTCGGCGGCCTGATGATGTTCCTCTACTCGGGCCTGCTCCTGCTGATCAACAAGAAGTTCCTGCCGGAGAAGGTACGCCCGCGCGGCATCCGCGTGATCGCCCTGATCTGGGGCGTCCTGCTCTTCGGCGTCTTCTCGGTCCTGACCCTCAAGGAGCAGGGCGCCAAGCTCCTCGACTGGATCGGGTGA
- a CDS encoding DUF3459 domain-containing protein, translating to MSGRVVYAVDDLSAVADLAALGVDAVEIEPPEDDEALRRGVAAARSHGLGVTLRLASDRILGPAVVDHVVQWLAGFALDGVRLDGPPAPVPLGEFAAAVGALSDHLGRPLTLAESGRFLVPAGGGTLGTLDGVNAWLWRAGDADPVPDPALPLAPPPPGAVATLTGLRDVAATLLLTAPLTPLLSASDDLPAATLRALTALRRAHPDLASTSPDPARPIRRGAEVITMRRGALVVAANIGVAPARVGLPGVPRSVVFTTGPGVSLTHTSVDLPPESAAVVACCRFDQP from the coding sequence GTGTCCGGCCGGGTCGTCTACGCGGTGGACGACCTGTCCGCCGTGGCCGACCTGGCCGCCCTCGGCGTCGACGCCGTCGAGATCGAGCCGCCCGAGGACGACGAGGCGCTGCGCCGGGGTGTGGCCGCGGCCCGGTCCCACGGTCTCGGCGTCACCCTCCGCCTGGCCAGCGACCGCATCCTCGGGCCGGCCGTGGTCGACCACGTCGTGCAGTGGCTGGCCGGCTTCGCCCTCGACGGCGTGCGGCTCGACGGCCCACCCGCGCCGGTGCCGCTCGGCGAGTTCGCGGCCGCGGTCGGCGCGCTCTCGGACCACCTCGGCCGGCCGCTGACCCTGGCCGAGTCGGGTCGCTTCCTCGTGCCGGCCGGCGGCGGGACCCTCGGCACCCTCGACGGCGTCAACGCCTGGCTGTGGCGGGCCGGCGACGCGGATCCCGTCCCGGACCCGGCTCTGCCGCTCGCGCCGCCGCCACCCGGCGCGGTCGCCACGCTGACCGGGTTGCGCGACGTCGCGGCCACGCTGCTGCTCACCGCGCCGCTGACACCGCTGCTCTCGGCGTCCGACGACCTGCCGGCGGCCACGCTGCGCGCGCTGACCGCCCTGCGCCGGGCCCACCCGGACCTGGCGAGCACCAGCCCGGACCCGGCCCGGCCGATCCGGCGCGGCGCCGAGGTGATCACGATGCGCCGCGGCGCGCTGGTGGTCGCGGCCAACATCGGCGTCGCACCGGCCCGGGTCGGCCTGCCCGGCGTGCCGCGCTCGGTCGTCTTCACCACCGGCCCAGGCGTGAGCCTCACCCACACCAGCGTCGACCTCCCACCGGAGTCGGCCGCCGTGGTCGCCTGCTGCCGCTTCGACCAGCCCTGA
- a CDS encoding DUF2252 domain-containing protein produces MDPDAMTADGHVHPGRAQRAAAGKAVRAEVPLDAHAATGVDGGRDPIGLLMGQAESRVPELVPVRHARMAVSPFTYFRGAALPMAADLARAPRSGLTVQLCGDAHLSNFGAFASPERRLVFDCNDFDETLPGPFEWDVKRLAASLVVAARDNGFKRKQRKDIVRAGVEAYRNNIRVFADQGRLAVWYAHLDVEATIPRFRDQVRPKAYSEATTLLAKARGKDSMQALSKLTTVVDGRRRIISEPPTIVPIEEVFSGLEAQVIYDLLGTVVESYQRSLPADRRHLLGEFEVVQVARKVVGVGSVGTRAWIILLETGDGEPLFLQAKEAQKSVLAPYAGASRYRNQGERVVAGQHLMQALSDIFLGWTRVRAPDGATRDFYVRQLRDWKFSAPIERMRPEGLSLYARMCGWTLARAHARSGDPVAIGAYLGGSDRFDRAILTYAEDYADQNERDYAAFRDHVKDQLVGVSP; encoded by the coding sequence GTGGATCCAGACGCCATGACCGCCGACGGGCACGTGCATCCCGGCCGGGCGCAGCGGGCCGCGGCCGGCAAGGCGGTCCGGGCCGAGGTGCCGCTCGACGCCCACGCCGCCACCGGGGTCGACGGCGGCCGCGACCCGATCGGGCTGCTGATGGGCCAGGCGGAGTCCCGGGTGCCGGAACTGGTGCCGGTCCGGCACGCCCGCATGGCGGTCTCGCCGTTCACCTACTTCCGCGGCGCGGCGCTGCCGATGGCGGCCGACCTCGCCCGCGCTCCCCGCTCCGGGCTGACCGTGCAGCTCTGCGGCGACGCGCACCTGTCCAACTTCGGCGCGTTCGCGTCACCGGAGCGGCGGCTCGTCTTCGACTGCAACGACTTCGACGAGACGCTGCCGGGCCCGTTCGAGTGGGACGTCAAGCGGCTGGCGGCGAGCCTGGTGGTGGCGGCCCGGGACAACGGGTTCAAGCGCAAGCAGCGCAAGGACATCGTGCGGGCGGGCGTCGAGGCGTACCGGAACAACATCCGGGTCTTCGCCGACCAGGGCCGGCTCGCGGTCTGGTACGCGCACCTCGACGTCGAGGCGACGATCCCGCGGTTCCGCGACCAGGTGCGCCCGAAGGCCTACAGCGAGGCGACCACGCTGCTGGCCAAGGCGCGCGGCAAGGACAGCATGCAGGCGTTGTCGAAGCTGACCACGGTGGTCGACGGGCGCCGGCGGATCATCAGCGAGCCGCCGACCATCGTGCCGATCGAGGAGGTGTTCAGCGGGCTGGAGGCGCAGGTCATCTACGACCTGCTCGGCACCGTCGTCGAGTCCTACCAGCGGAGCCTGCCGGCCGACCGGCGGCACCTGCTGGGCGAGTTCGAGGTCGTCCAGGTCGCCCGCAAGGTGGTCGGCGTGGGCAGCGTCGGCACGCGGGCCTGGATCATCCTGCTGGAGACCGGTGACGGCGAGCCGCTCTTCCTCCAGGCCAAGGAGGCGCAGAAGTCGGTGCTGGCGCCGTACGCCGGCGCCAGCCGCTACCGCAACCAGGGCGAGCGGGTGGTCGCCGGCCAGCACCTGATGCAGGCGCTGAGCGACATCTTCCTGGGCTGGACACGGGTCCGGGCCCCGGACGGGGCGACCCGGGACTTCTACGTGCGCCAGCTGCGCGACTGGAAGTTCTCGGCGCCGATCGAGCGGATGCGGCCGGAGGGCCTGTCCCTCTACGCCCGGATGTGCGGCTGGACGCTGGCCCGGGCCCACGCCCGCTCCGGCGACCCGGTGGCGATCGGCGCGTACCTCGGTGGCTCGGACCGCTTCGACCGCGCCATCCTGACCTACGCGGAGGACTACGCGGACCAGAACGAGCGCGACTACGCCGCCTTCCGCGACCACGTCAAGGACCAGCTGGTCGGTGTCAGCCCGTAG
- a CDS encoding protein phosphatase 2C domain-containing protein, with the protein MTLVLRSVALTDRGLVRRANQDAVYAGNRLLAVADGMGGMAAGDLASAITIDAVARADADHSEAGLVDAMRHVIDAASVRIRSAVAEDPTRDGMGTTLTALLFAPGNTALVLAHVGDSRAYLLRDGVTQQMTKDDTFVQMLVDEGVITPDEAHVHPRRAVVTQALQGEPVSPSFTTMVPEPGDRWLLCSDGLSNVVREDTIAEVLRTIPDRGDCAARLVDLARRAGGPDNITVIVADLEPLA; encoded by the coding sequence ATGACGCTTGTGCTGCGGTCCGTCGCCCTCACCGACCGAGGTCTGGTCCGGCGGGCGAACCAGGACGCGGTCTACGCGGGCAACCGGCTGCTGGCCGTCGCCGACGGCATGGGCGGGATGGCGGCCGGTGACCTCGCGAGCGCCATCACCATCGACGCCGTCGCCCGGGCCGACGCCGACCACTCGGAGGCCGGCCTCGTCGACGCGATGCGCCACGTGATCGACGCCGCGTCCGTCCGGATCCGCTCGGCGGTCGCCGAGGACCCCACCCGCGACGGCATGGGCACCACGCTGACCGCGCTGCTGTTCGCGCCCGGCAACACGGCCCTGGTGCTGGCCCACGTCGGGGACTCGCGGGCCTATCTCCTGCGCGACGGCGTCACCCAGCAGATGACCAAGGACGACACGTTCGTCCAGATGCTGGTCGACGAGGGCGTGATCACCCCCGACGAGGCGCACGTCCACCCCCGCCGCGCGGTGGTCACCCAGGCGCTCCAGGGAGAACCGGTGTCGCCGTCCTTCACGACGATGGTGCCCGAGCCCGGCGACCGCTGGCTGCTCTGCAGCGACGGACTGTCCAACGTGGTGCGTGAGGACACGATCGCCGAGGTGCTGCGGACCATCCCGGACCGCGGCGACTGCGCGGCCCGGCTCGTCGACCTGGCCCGGCGGGCCGGCGGCCCCGACAACATCACCGTCATCGTCGCCGACCTGGAGCCGCTGGCATGA
- a CDS encoding UBP-type zinc finger domain-containing protein, with the protein MTCEHITLADSPEPQTTEGCQDCLNAGEHDWVHLRLCESCGHVGCCDSSPNRHATAHFRETAHPVIKSFQPGENWKWCYVDETLG; encoded by the coding sequence ATGACCTGCGAGCACATCACCCTGGCCGACTCCCCGGAGCCGCAGACCACCGAAGGCTGCCAGGACTGCCTGAACGCCGGCGAACACGACTGGGTCCACCTGCGCCTGTGCGAATCCTGCGGCCACGTGGGCTGCTGCGACTCCTCCCCCAACCGCCACGCCACCGCCCACTTCAGGGAAACCGCCCACCCGGTCATCAAGTCCTTCCAGCCGGGCGAGAACTGGAAGTGGTGCTACGTCGACGAGACGCTGGGATGA
- a CDS encoding Na+/H+ antiporter, with protein sequence MDGLTEIVILLAVAVFGAALARKIGFLSPIVLMILGLALSFLPGFPTFHLEPEFVLIGVLPPLLYVAALQTSVPAFRFNLRPILLLGIGLVVFTALAVGFVVHLILPQAPFAICVALGAVLAPPDAVSATAIARRIGLPRRVVTILEGESLINDATALVLLRVGSAAAVGGAVGTGEVAEQFLVAAGGGIAIGIAGAMVFGFLHKRIKDPLLDNALSLLTPWAVVLPSEAIHASGVVAVVVTGLALGHRMPTLMAAGSRLQMDAFWRLVRFLLEGLVFLLVGLQLRSVIDEISTPWGTVAAVTFAVIATLIVTRYVWVIPGAWLPRVSSRVRQRESTFTWRHPVIIGWAGMRGVVTLAAALALPSVGTGEGEALYPRDVFIFIAFAVIVFTLLVFGLTLPTFARRIGLEPEDPTKDFLAEAAVQQAATRAAKQRLEDNLEGAPESVVKRLRQQVVDRTNTAWERLGGDGRETPSAAYGRLRQEMIDAEREVFRTARDEGRIPEEVLNRAYRDLDLEESLLIRREED encoded by the coding sequence ATGGACGGGCTGACCGAGATCGTCATCCTGCTGGCGGTCGCCGTGTTCGGAGCGGCGCTGGCCCGCAAGATCGGCTTCCTCTCGCCGATCGTGCTGATGATCCTCGGTCTGGCCCTGTCCTTCCTGCCCGGCTTCCCGACCTTCCACCTCGAGCCCGAGTTCGTGCTGATCGGCGTCCTGCCGCCGCTGCTCTACGTCGCCGCCCTGCAGACCTCGGTGCCGGCCTTCCGGTTCAACCTGCGGCCGATCCTGCTGCTCGGCATCGGCCTGGTCGTGTTCACCGCGCTGGCCGTCGGCTTCGTCGTGCACCTGATCCTGCCGCAGGCGCCGTTCGCCATCTGTGTCGCGCTCGGCGCGGTGCTGGCGCCGCCGGACGCGGTCTCGGCCACCGCGATCGCCCGCCGGATCGGCCTGCCACGCCGGGTCGTCACGATCCTCGAGGGCGAGAGCTTGATCAACGACGCCACCGCCCTGGTGCTGCTGCGGGTCGGCAGCGCAGCAGCGGTGGGCGGCGCAGTCGGCACCGGAGAGGTGGCCGAGCAGTTCCTGGTGGCGGCCGGTGGTGGCATCGCGATCGGCATCGCCGGCGCGATGGTCTTCGGCTTCCTGCACAAGCGGATCAAGGACCCGCTGCTCGACAACGCGCTCTCCCTGCTCACCCCGTGGGCCGTCGTGCTCCCGTCGGAGGCCATCCACGCCTCCGGCGTCGTCGCGGTCGTGGTCACCGGCCTCGCCCTCGGCCATCGCATGCCGACGCTGATGGCCGCCGGCTCCCGGCTGCAGATGGACGCGTTCTGGCGGCTGGTCCGCTTCCTGCTCGAAGGCCTGGTCTTCCTGCTCGTCGGCCTCCAGCTGCGCAGCGTCATCGACGAGATCAGCACACCGTGGGGCACCGTCGCCGCCGTGACCTTCGCGGTGATCGCCACGCTGATCGTCACCCGCTACGTCTGGGTCATCCCCGGCGCGTGGCTGCCCCGGGTCTCGTCCCGCGTACGCCAGCGCGAAAGCACCTTCACCTGGCGCCACCCAGTGATCATCGGCTGGGCCGGCATGCGCGGTGTGGTGACCCTGGCCGCCGCCCTCGCTCTCCCGAGTGTGGGCACCGGCGAGGGCGAGGCCCTCTATCCCCGCGACGTCTTCATCTTCATCGCGTTCGCCGTGATCGTATTCACACTCCTCGTCTTCGGCCTGACCCTGCCGACCTTCGCGCGCAGGATCGGCCTGGAGCCGGAGGACCCGACCAAGGACTTCCTGGCCGAAGCGGCGGTGCAGCAGGCCGCCACCCGGGCGGCCAAACAGCGCCTGGAGGACAACCTCGAGGGCGCGCCGGAGTCGGTGGTGAAGCGGCTGCGCCAACAGGTGGTGGACCGCACCAACACGGCCTGGGAACGCCTGGGCGGAGACGGGCGGGAAACCCCCTCGGCGGCGTACGGTCGACTGCGGCAGGAAATGATCGACGCCGAACGCGAGGTGTTCCGGACGGCCCGGGACGAGGGCCGCATCCCGGAAGAGGTGCTCAACCGGGCCTACCGCGACCTGGACCTCGAGGAGTCCCTGCTGATCCGCCGGGAAGAAGACTGA
- a CDS encoding zinc metalloprotease: MAMDGGRLAPGAARDWCGTMPVHRRLLDTDPGYARAREEIETFTFDAAREEPPPLGLVTIPTVVHVVWSQPAHNVGDEQVASQIEGLNRDFRRRNADVSILPAVWGPLAADADLEFSLVDVTRTRTDVAAFDTDDGVKSAATGGADPVATDTHLNLWVCQLGGGLLGYAQFPGGPPETDGVVVTHTAFGSSGTAAAPFDLGRTATHEVGHWLNLRHIWGDDGDGCGGDDFVADTPNQAGPNYGRPTYPKVSCGNAPHGDMFVNYMDYTDDAAMVMFTRGQVVRMAAALRGPRSGLLAAAAAS; encoded by the coding sequence ATGGCGATGGATGGAGGGCGGCTCGCGCCCGGAGCGGCACGCGACTGGTGCGGCACGATGCCGGTGCACCGCCGGCTGCTGGACACCGACCCGGGCTACGCCCGGGCCCGCGAGGAGATCGAGACCTTCACGTTCGACGCGGCGCGCGAGGAGCCGCCGCCGCTCGGGCTGGTGACCATTCCCACGGTGGTGCACGTCGTGTGGTCGCAGCCGGCGCACAACGTCGGCGACGAGCAGGTGGCGAGCCAGATCGAGGGGCTCAACCGCGACTTCCGCCGGCGCAACGCCGACGTCTCGATCCTGCCGGCGGTCTGGGGCCCGCTGGCGGCCGACGCCGACCTCGAGTTTTCGCTCGTCGACGTGACCCGCACCCGCACCGACGTGGCGGCGTTCGACACCGACGACGGCGTGAAGTCGGCCGCGACCGGTGGCGCCGACCCGGTGGCCACCGACACCCACCTCAACCTCTGGGTCTGCCAGCTCGGCGGCGGCCTGCTCGGCTACGCCCAGTTCCCGGGCGGTCCGCCGGAGACCGACGGCGTCGTGGTCACCCACACCGCGTTCGGCTCGTCCGGCACGGCCGCGGCGCCGTTCGACCTCGGCCGCACCGCGACGCACGAGGTCGGGCACTGGCTCAACCTGCGGCACATCTGGGGTGACGACGGCGACGGCTGCGGTGGCGACGACTTCGTGGCCGACACGCCCAACCAGGCCGGCCCCAACTACGGGCGGCCGACGTACCCGAAGGTGTCCTGTGGCAACGCCCCGCACGGCGACATGTTCGTCAACTACATGGACTACACCGACGACGCCGCGATGGTGATGTTCACGCGGGGCCAGGTGGTGCGGATGGCGGCCGCGCTGCGCGGCCCGCGGTCGGGTCTGCTGGCGGCGGCGGCCGCGTCGTGA